In one window of Cytophagaceae bacterium ABcell3 DNA:
- a CDS encoding transposase, whose protein sequence is MLRRHYKKKSSGFKQWEQKEHAEDYLVFPDNIGEHLSIDEVALSKGELYTFITNKNGRGKRGSLVASVKGTLSANIIQVLEKIPLEQRNKVKEVTLDMAKNMESSARTCFPMANLVTDRFHVVRLALEALQHIRVNQRWVELDMENKAIEAAKKNGVRYKAPLLPNGDTPKQLLARCRYVFAKKKADWTQSQEQRANIAFENYPDLKKAYDHVLEFRLIYESNTKISAEKKFNEWINKTHEMEIKEFLTVANTVSNHMSNILNFFDNRSTNANAESFNSKIKLFRANLRGVVDTRFFLFRLSKLFA, encoded by the coding sequence TTGTTGAGGAGGCACTATAAGAAGAAAAGCAGTGGGTTTAAGCAGTGGGAACAAAAAGAGCATGCAGAAGACTATTTGGTCTTTCCGGACAATATCGGAGAGCATCTCAGTATAGACGAAGTTGCACTGTCAAAAGGAGAGTTGTACACTTTTATTACCAATAAAAACGGGAGAGGCAAAAGAGGCTCTTTGGTAGCTTCTGTAAAAGGCACATTGTCGGCAAATATCATACAAGTTCTGGAGAAAATCCCTCTGGAACAAAGGAATAAAGTAAAGGAAGTAACCCTTGACATGGCAAAAAACATGGAGTCATCCGCAAGAACATGTTTCCCCATGGCAAATTTGGTTACAGACCGCTTTCATGTAGTAAGGCTGGCCCTGGAGGCTCTACAACATATAAGGGTCAATCAAAGATGGGTTGAACTGGATATGGAAAACAAGGCTATCGAAGCTGCCAAAAAGAATGGCGTTAGGTATAAAGCACCCTTATTGCCCAATGGGGACACCCCAAAGCAACTTTTGGCCCGCTGCAGGTATGTCTTTGCCAAAAAGAAAGCTGATTGGACTCAAAGCCAAGAGCAGAGAGCCAACATAGCTTTTGAAAATTATCCAGACCTCAAAAAAGCTTATGACCATGTTCTTGAGTTTAGGCTAATATATGAAAGCAACACAAAAATTTCCGCTGAAAAAAAGTTTAATGAATGGATCAATAAAACTCATGAGATGGAAATTAAAGAATTTTTAACGGTAGCAAATACAGTAAGCAACCATATGAGCAATATTCTAAACTTCTTTGACAATAGATCTACCAATGCAAATGCGGAATCTTTTAATTCAAAAATAAAGCTCTTCAGGGCAAACTTAAGAGGCGTTGTAGATACCAGGTTTTTCTTGTTCAGGCTCTCTAAGCTTTTTGCTTAA